Within the Glycine max cultivar Williams 82 chromosome 12, Glycine_max_v4.0, whole genome shotgun sequence genome, the region ATATTAGCTCAAAGCTGACTAGTTTTAGTTGAAGTTAAGATGATGTAGTATATAATTTAAAGCTAAATATTTAGTTGATATTTAGTTGAAGCTAAATATTAGCTGTAGCAGTTACATTTGAATGCccaattctaaaaattaattaaataatattatagaaGGGGTATTACTATAggcttctctttttttcttttttctattttaactgGATACCAAACCTTAGTATTGATTTATAAAATTCTTCATTAATGATGTTGGGCAACCAGATTAAGAGTAGCTGGTATGTGGATTCACCTTTTAGTATTCATTAAATGTGCAATTATGTTagcactaaaatttattaatgaaacAATTTTAGGATGTACCCGGTGGCTGGGGTGCACAGATGGATCCAAGTCAATGGAGTGCTTACTACGGATATGGACAGGGTTATGAATCATATGCTTATGGTGCTACTCATGATCCCTCCTTGTATGCTTATGGTGCATATGCCGGTTATGCACAATACCCTCAGAATGTAAGTTTACATACACATGGAAGAGAATGACATTTTTGAGTTACTCATGCATATTGGTTGCTTACTTTTCAGGTTGAAGGTGCTCAAGACATGTCAGCAGTGTCTATGCCTATGGAGGAATTGTATGACCCCCTGGCAATGCCTGATGTCGATAAGTAagcttctctccttttttttttatttagaagttaatgacaccttaaaaataatgtaaattggctttcaccaaaagaaaaacttgTATATATTGGCTCATTGCGTGTTTATGACGAATCTTTGATTGCTTTTCCAGATTAAATGCTGCATATCTTTCAATACACGGAAGTTCCATTTTAGGGCGGTCCCTTTGGCAGAGAACTTCACAATCTTTACAGCAAGCCTAGGATCTATATGTATTGTCAGGTCAATTTTAGGCATTAAGGCTTCAAAATATGGCTGTCTTACAATTTTGCGTTTGTTTCAACATGAGTGGAAGAGCATGTTAATTAGATCAATGGTAGTATTTTATGATGTAATACTGAATatcaatgattttattttagtttaggaTTTGAGTTTTAATAGTAATCTtgtattaaaatttagatatgATGTCATAAGGATATTGTGTCGTAATTTTCAGAATTTGTTGTAATGTAGGCTCTTTTTCCTATCTGTGCTTCCTAAATTTTGCGTGCTTATTTTCTGTATATTTTACAACTGGAGCTACAACAACAAAGTTATCAATCCCACTTGCTATTACATAAAACATGCAAATACTTGGGGTATGGGGTAGACACGGTTAACAAACTGAAACATCCTCtaaaagttttgattttttttttttaacgtcCAGTTTCTTTTGTATTccttaatattttctttctctatttcttttcttttcatcatggtattttttattccttcctttatattttttgttagaaatattctttgattttttcAGGCACCGGCAAACAGTAATTATCTTCTGGTTTTGGcttttaatttgattgattatcttgtaattttaattctctctttctcttgctTAGATTTATATTGtttgattgttctttaatttttattactgctgtgggaaaaaaaaggaaactttGTGAGGTTATTAGACACAAATATCAGAAATCACGAATTTGTGTGTCTTACTTCCTTCggtttgtgtaaaaaaatacagtaaaatttgtttctaataaaaatagCCGGAGTTAGTTTATTCACCAATGAATTTTACTGTAATTATAGGAGAGAATGTGTTACCACAAGTATTAGATATTTTGATGTACAATTAGGCGATTCACTAACCAGCACATTACTTGGTGTTCGGagattaatttcattaaataaaagaggaaaactgGTTCATTTAATGACACTAACATCAAgttgatttaataattaaaaaagaatattgcTAACAATAATTTTTCACCAGCAATCGGTATACTAGTATTTTTCAACTACCAATATACGATCACAATTCTCTACCACTAGTTTTTGTGGTTGCAAACATTAAGTTTGGATAGTCATAATGATAGGGAATTTTTTGGGAGCGGCATAATTAATAAGGTTGGTGGAATTGAGTACTTggcaatgaaacaaaaataattatatttaataatattattttcttaaaaaaaatataaaaaaattatacaatttaatttaataaataagtaattttaaaatcaaataaaaaaattatataatataatatctatattttataatattttaaattaaaaaaaataaaaatgagaaagaaagtcCCAAGTagtatatattgaaaattaaattaaaagaatagtatagattaaaaaaaataggaaaaagaagatatatttaaaaaaaaaacctgacaATAAATCTGTTAAATATGTATTCCTTCGTAAGGTTTGGGTACTATACCAGGACTTCATTTGTTTTGAAATAActgtcatttttatattaacgagcaaagattttaaattaaaaaaaaattaactacaaaagTTATAAACTCATTTGGTtagttttcttctcttttcattaatttttctattttagtaaaaattcttaaatatagTGAAAACGTTGAGCAATAAAAATGGTGTCTTCCTTGCTttctaaaatgataaatatttaaaaaaaattaaaaatactaacaattattagaataataagaataataatttttaggcCATTCTGATAATTTCTTAGTTTCATTTCAACATaaaaactatgattttttttttaatgagaagATGGAGACAAACCGAGGGCATCAGATGATATTATTAAaaggaattttataataataataataagaatagttaatatttattttattaattagtttttttttaatgatattgtGTGATTTATATAACCAAATTCTCTTGATTTATCGTCTTGCTTTGATATTTTCTTAATCTCTAGAGcaactataaataaattttttgacatTATTAGTCTTTTTAGCCCGGATTCAATCATTGATGAATTTAATTCATTGAAATTTCGTTGAATTTAATTTTCCTAAATGCCTAGGTTATTGTgagatattattttcttttactttaaattacattttgtttaatttgtattagcATAAAATCTTATTTGCGGAGATGAAATAAGGATAACTTAGATGcataaaactatttttgtaTTATTCAAATTATCAAGGTAAAACCTTATGTTAATTAGTAAGTTTCCTCTATGAAATAATTGCAATTCAGTTTAGTACTGCATGCAGCGATCATCAGATAATTGTCACATATATACCACGGGACTAATTCTTACTAAAATCAAGCTGCATAAGAATTTAATACGCAAATGTTATAATCCACAAGTACGGATGACTTGCACAAAGAACAATATTTATTGGATACCCTTATAGGTAACATTTAATTAGTACTGAAGTCACGTACGTGCATATatgctagctagctagctaaaCATGATCTGAGATTAAACGTTTTGATGGTCTCTTTAAGCCCAACAGGACAAGGAGCAATCCCAGATAATCATAATTGTAAGAGACTTCAAGTAGTTGTAACTTGTTTAGTGTCCATGGAGGATATCTATACCAAAAATCAGTGAGGAAACTTCTTCTTACAATTGCTTTCTGGTGGCTAAATGTGTCAAAGGAGAATTTCCCATGGTACATGCCAAACCCACTTTCCCCCACTCCTCCAAATGGAACAGTATCAACTGCATACTgcacaaatttaacacaaatatTATGCACTAAGTCTGaggaattaataaataaaatatgcaaaaagaTTAGATTAAGAGTGGAATATTAATGCTTGATAGGGTATTGGTATTACTTGTAGAATTGCGTCGTTGATAGTCACACTGCCAGATGATGTTTCAGATATCATTCTTCTCTGCAGTGTTTGGTTTTTGGTGAAAACATAAAGGGCAAGAGGTTTAGGTCTagaatttatgaatttaatactGTCCTCAATCTTCTCCACCTGCAAATTATTAAtatgaagataaagaaaaaaaatggaactcATTGGTCAAGTTGGAAAATATATAGAGAAATACATATAGTATAAGCATGTGGTATAACTGAGAACAATGTTGCATGAAGCTTACGGTAATAATTGGAAGTAATGGGCCAAAAATCTCTTCCGACATAATTGCTGCTTCCAGTGGGGGATCCACCAAGATCGTTGGCTCAATAAATCTGCACGAATTCACATAACATAACGCTTTTTCGGCTGAGTAATTGTACAACCAAATCTGTCAGCTGGTCTTTCTAAGGAATTACCGTATTGCATTTAATGCGATAAATCTATCAACAactaataattgaataattctAATTGCGGGAGTGTTAGATAAGCAatactcttttttatatttctaaagattaaatatttttttttatttaatacagtTTTTCTAAAATAGTAGATAGATGTGTACGAGAATATAATAGAAAGAGCAAAAAGAGTCAGTCAATTACAAGTTTTGTTCGTCCATTGAACCACCATAAATCACAGATTCTTTGACCTTTTTATCAGCAAGAAGATTCTTCAATCTAGAGAAGTGGTGTTTATTAACTATCTTGGCAATAGTTTTGGATTGTTGAGGGTTCTCTCCAAACATTTTCTTGATCCAGACCTTCATCAATTCCACCTAATTAAAAGAACAAGAATAAGCACAACAAAGCAGCCCCtagaaatttatatatatatatatatatatatatatatatatatatatatatatatagaaacaaATTAAGAACAGTGAAAAATGTCAAAAGGATGTATGTATGTACCAGTTTAAAACAGTAAACCTTTTCCACAAGGACATAATCAATTGCTATGCATGCTTGACCAGCACATGCCCCATATTTCCCCACAATAATTCTCTTCACAGCGACCTCTATGTTCCAAGAAGATGAAAGGGAGTCAACAACTGCAGGGCATTTTCCACCCAACTCCAAAGTCACAGGAGTTAGATGCTTCACAGCAGCAGACATCACAATCTTCCCCACATGTGCACTTCCTGCCATTAGTTTttacaacaatggaagagacaACATTTTGTTCTGTTAAGAAACAATTAAGGAGTAAGGACTAAAGTATGTTTTAAGTTTATGTTTTTAAGTTGTTAGTTAAAATAGGTTTAAGTCctgtaatttaaaaatgataattttgattcttgtatttttaataattagtgAGTTTTATCTCTCTTGATTATGAAGTTTAAGATACTAGACTGAGAAGCAAAATTCacctattataaaaaaaaatcaagactaaaatcattatttttaaagtaagagaaaataaattatttaaatttaattttaataagaatttaattttgtaatatttatttataaattacaatttgaaaattaatgttaacgatcattaattttgataaataaaatggaGTCACTTATCAcctaaaacacattttttttaagaagaaaaaaagtcatttaattTACCTGTGAAGAATATTTTGTCCCATCTTTGCTCTAGAAGTTGCTGAGTTTCTTTTGGCCCTCCTTGGATGACCTTAATGGCTTTATTGTCCAAATAAGTGGAGAGATTAGAAGCAAGTAGAGAAGAACATGCTGGAGACAACTCTGAAGGCTTTAAGACTGCTGCATTTCCCGCAGCTACTGCTCCTATCAGTGGCTCCAAGGATATTCCTGTAGTTTTATGCATCAATCCCTCTTAATTAGTTAGCTAACCAAACCTATATATGATGAACATATAATTAATGCAGTGATATGAATATTGTTTCTAACTCACCAAAGGGGAAATTCCAAGATGAAATAATGAGGACCACACCAAGTGGCTCCGGAACAATTTCTGCACTGGTTAGCAATGCTAATTGCGGCAACGCAGCCTATCAAAAGGTGAAGTTATATATACTATGTAACAATATTTTGAAGGAATAAACACGTACATCTTACCTTTTTGCCTGACATCCAAtgtttcaaagacttcaacgcCAGATTTAAGGTCTTAATCAACGTTCCTATCTGCGCGAATGGATCAAAtagtaagaaattataaatgaaaatggTTTATTATTCCCACATATTATAGCACAGCCAAAATACTTAAAAGAGAACTTTGTGTAAGAAACTCTTTTAATTCATTAGCCATgctaaaacactttttattgtaatataatataatagcaGAAGAAATTAATATGGGAAGAGATACCTCGTCTCTGAAAGCTTCAAGTTGATGTTTCCCTAAATCATGCATGAGGGCATTCATGATATCTTCTTGTTTTTCAATGAGAAAACGACGCAACCCTTTGAGCTGCGATTCTCTCCAGGACGCTTCCTTAGTCTTTCCACTCTCATAATACCCCCTCGTGTCATTTAAGTCTCTCTCCAAACTTGGCATAATGATCTCCATCGTGCTTTGTGGTGCTGCTTAGCCTCTCAGCAAACCACTATTTATATTTGTTCAACTAACTCGCTTCAATTTGTAAACTAGTTTcggctttattattttttttttttaaaactagtttAGGCTTTCATAAAGGTAAGCCAGGGCTCTTTGCATTCTGTCATTCACATGTTTTTGTCGGGGTACTTACATGATCTTtaggataagttttttttataaaaaaatatgttaaaatcaatatttataagttacattaatataatttgCACATACTATATTAagttattcaaaaaatttaatgggacaattttttatttcaaaacctactgtaatattatattgaaatttttattcacaaatcatatatgaaaaaaattatattaatctaaaattatttaatatcttatttatttacaatataattaacttaatatatactttaaaatataaaaaataagaattatttaattagattttattattattaaattttgacaAATATTGACCCAAACAaataaggtatatatatatatatatatatatatatattgaaataattGTATGATAGGGTTAGGAttttctatagtttgaaagaCAGGGGCGGTAGGACGTATAAAAAAGGGATGGTACGGACGTGCAATTATAATCAAGGGGTTATTGATAGTTAACAGAGCTgtgtttggtttttaaaataaaaataaaaataaataatgatgtttattattatgtttgttctaatttttatttttttttagtatttagtgtaatgttatgtttgtaacgattaaaaaaagagaaaaggataaaaattaaattatattttagataaataattatttttgttgttggatGTGTAATTCTTAGACAAATTTGTccataaatatattatgtagGCTCTTTCGTTGCGGATAAAAGTTAATGGGTGAATgaatttattatacttttttcactttcgaaaactaaaatttaaatttttatctctcAGGAACGAATTTATCAGTattctaaatatttaaagaagaaaatagttatttatcctaaaaataacaacgagaaattttaaaattttgtgatctacaccttttatattttgttttagttcaaaaaaatttcttttattttcgttatCACTATTTTCATCCTCTAAATTAAATAGATCCTTATATTAAAATGCAACCAACAAAGATTTCTCTGGCTGATAAGAATCATATCCtaaaaatacacaaatttgATTCGTGCCATTGAAGTGAGGACATTAATACCTTTATAAAGATTTATTCAACTTTGAGACTTGTCACAGTGAGCTGCAATAATCTATCtcacttaaacttttttttgaagaaaaaaaaagttggatgCTACAGATATATATGGAGATGTAGGAGCCATAGTGTCAAAATGGAAAGAGCCAAAGAGGTGTAGTTGGTCGGTAAAACCGGGGCTCTTAAGTGGATGGATTGATTGCACATGGTGTGCAGTTAAAGCTCTGAAGGTAGTTTGCAGGGTGGTCGTCATTCACTCCGTGTCTTGTCATGTGGGTGAAATGGATGGTGTGTAATTGTGTTGGTAATTAAATGGACACGTTCAAGTCGAATAAATGGATTTCGTTATTAACTTGGTTAAGTAGCTAAGATCCTTAAATGCATTTATTTTGAACATGAGCGAAAAccaacacttttatttttaatgctcCAGCTAAGATCCTTAAATACATGGATTGGATTGTACAAAAATCCAATCAAATTGACGATATGGACATGTTCATGTGGAGTAAATGGATTTCGTCATTAACTTGGttaatatcttctttttttttagaggaaactTGGTTAATAGCTAAGATCCTTAAATGCTTTGATAAGGATTTATTTTTGAACATGTCTAAAAACTTTTTGTGGATGGATTTTACCCATCTCTCATGGTTGGATATATCTTTATGGACGGAAACTATCGTGGAGAAGTGTCTCAAATGGTTTATCATGAACCATTTTTTTTCACCGttagatacataatttttttcttcttccacttTCCTCCAATCCGGACAATTACAAATGGCAACCACCTCTGTTTTTGGATGTGCCACCGCTCACCGTTGCCGAAGGTGTATGCCTCTGGCTTCCAGATCCGCCGCTCTCATAATCGGGATCCAAATCTATCGTACGTGCCGATGACATCCAGATCTGTTACTCACTCCACCGGTGTCTAGATCCGCGGTGTATTTGTTGACGATGTGCATGGTCGACACGATGGTCATTGAACTTGATGTCGATGTAGATCCGACGGTGAGGGAGGCTGGTGCCGTAGAACATGCAGGGGCCAAAGACACGATTGGGAACGGTGGCAAATGTGTTTGTTTGATTGGAATTCAAAAATCAAGTAAACAAAGGAGGAGAAATAGGGGATCGTAGAAAACTGAATCGCTGATTGGAATTCAAAAATCAAGTAAACGAAGGAGGAGAAATAGGGGATCGTAGAAAACTGAATAGCTTTGGTCATTCACTTTTATTTTCCAGGGGTGATGGATATGTGTTAGATTAAAGAACACTATGAAAGGGAACTTGGTGGAGCAGAGTGCAGACGAGTCCCGCCCCATCCTTACATATCTGACAACAGAATACCATATCCTTTGAGTTTGTGGAGCAAGCAGATCAGGATTCATGATTTGATTAAATTCACGAGTAAGTGATGGTATGTGGAGAACTTCATATATGATAGTGCACTCCTCtttataaatatgtatttttgttataatgaagtactttatttatttatatgtattttttttcctcttctgaTCATGTTATTGCATACTACTCTTTGTATATAAAAGTTGAAATAACTTAAGTAAAAGTACTGTTATGAGTTATTCTTCAAAGAgagtatttttaagaattttgtttaatatcttatcttttttaatctatatcattttatctttatttctaaattaaatttcaatattttttaagaaaaaattatcaatagttAAATATAATCTTGTAtcacaacataaattatttataataagtcaaaaatattatgtttgtgttaaaaaatgtttgttactaacaaatttaaattataatatacaacttatacattcaaaattatttatttactataaattttaattagaataaataGTATATTCACTCACAATGTAAATTTTTACAATATCTTCCCATTATAACTCATCATCGTCATGtacatatttttactttttgcatcccctgtttttaattttgcaccattatttttatttctaaatcttTACTAAAGTTATCCTCTAAATGACAACTTCAATgctcacatttaaaaaaaaaaaaaaaaagaacgaaATCGTCAAATAAAACATGATttctgaattatttattttaaaaagtgagAGACACCATTTTTAAACATGACTTATGACTTCTTTACATGAAgtcatgttttaaaatatgatttgcCCATAACCTGCAATAAATTCAAAAAGTACACATATttggtaattttttaaagaaaattgtctctgtttggtaaaaaaaagcCTATATATTATGTGTATATCCTTGATACAAAActcacaaatttaatatatttcagtTTATGCATTCAACAAGAAACTCATTAGTACAACTAGCAATCCATTAATCTAATAGCTGATGAAGTTGATCACCGACACAAGTTTGATAACATTGCTATCACAGTATCATCTACTCGCTCTTCAACTGAAACTGTCACGAAAAAGATGTGACATACGATACCTTCAAAGCTTTAACCATAATAATTGCCGAGGATATGTGAAATAAAGAGGTTAGGTTCAAGTGGGGAAAACAAACTTAAATACACATATCTTGCGAAGTCCGTAAATAAACGTAAATTATCAGCCACGAACCGATGACCAACGGAAAGAAGAATGTATAATAACgttaaaaatatgagaaaatgagaGATGAAGGCATACTGCAGACATGTATATGCTTTCATGTTATTATTGCAAAGGATAAGGACcgattatcaaattaaatgcTAGCTGATAGAGAAATAGGTAGTTGCTTGTGGAATAACAAATACGAGGGATGTGGTTACAATTGTGGTCGTAATGTGACTACGAaacatttttattcatttgtctGGATAAATGTACAATGCAATTGTTGACAGGGAATGTACTACGAGCCTCCGACCCCATAAATACAAAGTGCTTACTAAAGAATTACAGAATGATTACGATCAGTGTAAATATGTGACATATTCTCATCCAAACTCCAGGCCCCCATTTGGTCCTTGTAGAGATTTTACTAACCTTGATGGATTTCCAGGAAGCACGTGCATTTATGTAATTAAGTAATCCCAGATAAAAAGCTACTTCATTTTTCCAACACAAACAGAACAACCAGTACTTCCATGAGAAAATGTCTGATCCTATGGTGTAGTTGACACCAATTTTCGATCATTTGATGTAAGATTTTCTCGGGTCTTTGTTACAGGTTTGCCTGTGAGAAAAACATATATACATGTTTATAGCATCATTAACCATTTTTGGAGGTGGGAGCAGTAAAAcacaaataatgaaagaaaaatgtggGGGACATGATACCAATATACAATATTGATACTACAAATACATACCTTCATCTTTTCCCATTTTCCTTCTGCTGCGCCAGAGAAGTCGAATGGGTGTACCAGAAAAACCTGCATCTGTACGCAGTTGCTTCTCCATATAGCGCCGGTAAGTCTCAGGAAAAAGTTTTGCATCATTGACGAAGAACACAAATGTAGGTGGCCTTATAGCAGCCTGAAAGAGGAGATCCAGTTAGaatataaagtaattaaatatattttttatttatgagtaCAAAGAGTATAACCAAAGGAGCTTGTGAGTAAAATCATACAGCACTAATCATTTCGATCATTTTCTCGAGACAAATTTTCACCAATATATATTACTCCGTAAAACATCCTAATAAATGCAATGGGAACGTCTGTaacatgaataataaaaatgacaTAACAAGAATGCATCCAAACATTTACAGTAAACTAAAAGACAAACAATAACAACTATTAACTACCATCATTACACAATCCAAATACCTGAGTGCAATAGTAAACACGCCCTCTTTTTCCACCGCGTGTCCTGGGAGGAGGCTTAAAACCTACTGCTTCCTGAACTACTTGATTCAATATAGAAGTCCCAAGTCTTCTTGATCTCTCCTTTTCAACTTCAATAGCAGCAACAATAATCCTATTGGTCAAAACAACAATAAGCAATCAACTATCTACTTAGGAGATCAACTCCaatgaaaaatatcaataagtaaaaaatttaacaattattatacCATGTTAATATCTACATCCAAGAAAACTTATTCACCACTAAAATTTATCTGACACTAATCGTGTGCTACATCCAGAAAAACAAAGCTAGCTCATatccaaataaaaatgattCTGAAAAGAGCCATGTTCTCAAGTCCATTTCTATGTGCATTCCTCAAGCTCCAGAAGTggccaaggatttttttttttttttaccacacATCAAGAAATACCAgaacatacaaaattgtgcagAGACAAAAATGTGACTACTACTTTAAGTCTACCATGACCCCTACATTGCAACTGGTAATTTCAACAAAACATAAAGCTTGAACCTCATTCACCTATGAATGGAGAACTTGTTTTAAAGGGAAAGTTGGAGGAATTCAAAGCATGGAATTAGCATACTATGCAGCATAAATGCATCGATAAATTTTCAGATAAAACATACTTGTCAACACTATGACCAGCTACAGCAGTAGAATAAACAATTGGAGCCCAGACAAGTGAGCGAAGCTTCTCCCTGACATCTTGCTCATAGTATGATGCAGTCTGCTGGTTTTTATTTGGTATTGTATCCCACTTGTTTACAACTATCACACAAcctttcccttctttttctatCCTTTCAGCTATCTTGTAGTCCTTCAACAGACACTTAAATAGTTAAGTGGGGCAAAAAGTAATACTATATATGATGAAAACCAATCTGATTTTCATGTAACAAATAAAAGCATTATCACGAACCTGTTCTGTGATACAAGCCATGGCCTCGATGACAAGAGCAACAACATCAGAACGACGAATAGCACGAAATGCTCGATTCACTGATAAAGCCTCTGTTGTACTCCCAGCTGAAGCAATGGCTGTTCTTTTCCTGATTCCAGCAGTATCAATAAGTTGGAACTtctagagaaagaaaataagaaaataattattgtgcTGACTCAAAATTCTAAAAGATTACCAAATCACTACAACAATCTGGTATGGTCCAAAAAACATACAGCCTTAAACAAAAATGGGATGGGGAAAACCTTATAACCAActaatcattttcaaattttcattctcAAAATGTAATAGAACATTTGAATTAAGACTTGTTTTTGGTATTACACACCaagtaattactaattagtcaccaaaaaaatcaaacctgTCCATCTGGTCCAGTAAATTCAGTATCAATAGCATCACGGGTAGTGCCACTGATGGGGCTGACTATTGTTCTGTCCTCACCAACCAGTGCATTCAAAATGCTACTTTTGCCAACATTAGGTCTACCAACAATTGAAATTGCTGGAACATAATCTTCTTCAACAAGATTATTAGATTCCTATAGGTTAGCAgaaagtaaattataaattgaaaaatgaagggTCTCAAAAGATGAATTAAAACAAGTTGATCCAAATTGTACAGTGAACAAGAATAATTCCAACTGAATCTAATGACTTATTATTGGATGGTGCAACCGTATGGTCAAATCAACTTGCTTGCAACATAAAAGTAGAAAAAAGCTAAATTTACCCATTGTCAATGATATATACAGAAGAGAATGCAGCCTTCATAGAAAACAAACCTCAATTTTCTGTAGGCCAGAACAAACAAGGTCAAGAAGCTCTCCAGTTCCAGTCCCTGAGATAGCTGATATTGGAAGTGGTTCAAATCTGATATAACCACAACAAAAACTTGCTGATTACAACATATGACACTTAGAAAACATCAATAAACAATATGATGCAACTATGCAAAAAATGCCACTCTGCATGCTT harbors:
- the LOC100777588 gene encoding GTPase Der isoform X1, with the protein product MARTLTLTPISFTLAKTLNPIFPFHNTLPFSSSILSRQKLTRRSLSRSVLRPTAGELSGSVDDDEESGELDDLDLVALEQEAKDAVEAYSSSLSQILSIEDEEKSDRKESAQSRRKSPRRTKIIPDNLLPRVAIVGRPNVGKSALFNRLVGGNRAIVVDEPGVTRDRLYGRSYWGEHEFMVVDTGGVITVSKSQATVMEELAITTTIGMDGIPLAVREAAVARMPSMIERQATAAVEESSVIIFLVDGQAGLTAADEEIADWLRKNYSDKYVILAVNKCESPRKRIMQASEFWSLGFEPLPISAISGTGTGELLDLVCSGLQKIEESNNLVEEDYVPAISIVGRPNVGKSSILNALVGEDRTIVSPISGTTRDAIDTEFTGPDGQKFQLIDTAGIRKRTAIASAGSTTEALSVNRAFRAIRRSDVVALVIEAMACITEQDYKIAERIEKEGKGCVIVVNKWDTIPNKNQQTASYYEQDVREKLRSLVWAPIVYSTAVAGHSVDKIIVAAIEVEKERSRRLGTSILNQVVQEAVGFKPPPRTRGGKRGRVYYCTQAAIRPPTFVFFVNDAKLFPETYRRYMEKQLRTDAGFSGTPIRLLWRSRRKMGKDEGKPVTKTRENLTSNDRKLVSTTP
- the ALDH3J2 gene encoding aldehyde dehydrogenase family 3 member J2; amino-acid sequence: MEIIMPSLERDLNDTRGYYESGKTKEASWRESQLKGLRRFLIEKQEDIMNALMHDLGKHQLEAFRDEIGTLIKTLNLALKSLKHWMSGKKAALPQLALLTSAEIVPEPLGVVLIISSWNFPFGISLEPLIGAVAAGNAAVLKPSELSPACSSLLASNLSTYLDNKAIKVIQGGPKETQQLLEQRWDKIFFTGSAHVGKIVMSAAVKHLTPVTLELGGKCPAVVDSLSSSWNIEVAVKRIIVGKYGACAGQACIAIDYVLVEKVYCFKLVELMKVWIKKMFGENPQQSKTIAKIVNKHHFSRLKNLLADKKVKESVIYGGSMDEQNLFIEPTILVDPPLEAAIMSEEIFGPLLPIITVEKIEDSIKFINSRPKPLALYVFTKNQTLQRRMISETSSGSVTINDAILQYAVDTVPFGGVGESGFGMYHGKFSFDTFSHQKAIVRRSFLTDFWYRYPPWTLNKLQLLEVSYNYDYLGLLLVLLGLKRPSKRLISDHV